CGAAAGTTTTGCGACTTTTGCCATGTCTCAGTATATGACCAAATATCCGATTTCAGGGCGTAAAAAAGCAGAAACGGGAAATTAGTCGCCGACAGCCCTATCCTCGTTTAGGCTGTACAGCCATACGGGTTACAGGGCAAGCCAAAGGGACGGTAAAACAAGCAAAATTGCCATTACAAGAGATAACGTAAGGAGCATATAAAATGACCGGAAAAAAGATAGACAGGCGGAAAAAGCTCATACAGCTCATCCACATCGCAAAGAGCAAACTGCAGATGAGCGACGGCGATTATCGCGCGCTGCTTGTCGGCATCGGCGGAAAGACGAGCAGCGCGGAGCTTACCGTTGCGGAACTGGAACAGGTTTTCAAAGCGTTCAAATCGCTCGGCTTTACGGTAAAAAAACTGCCGGTAACGGATCTCGATCGCGGGCTTGCAAGCGATGCACAGCTCGCGTACATCAAGGGGATGTGGGAGCTGGTCAGCAGAGAAAAGACGGAGCGGTCGCTGAATCGTTTTGTAAGGCGGATCACCGGCGCCGTGCATTTGCGATTTTTGAACGTGTACTCGGCGCAAAAGGTAACGATCGCATTGCGGACGATGATGATAGATGCCGGCTATGATCCGGACGGCATAGCGGTTACGGAGGCAAGATGAATTTATTGCAGGACATGGTAAGAGATGTTGTCGATCGAGGGGTGGACTACGACGATGCTCTTTGTGCCCTGCGGCATTTTGCCCGCTACTACGGCGGGCAGCACATCTATATACCGGTACATGCCGACACCGATCTCGCAGAGCAAATCAGGGGGATCCTTACGGATGCCGTCGGAGGGGCGGTCGCGGATCGGATATTGGATGTTATCGCAACTCTGTACGGCGGGGTACAGCATTATATACCGCTTGAAACGCGTGCGTTTAAAAAGCAGATCGCGCTCGAAGTACACAGCGCATACGACGGCACGCAGGAATGTATGAGGGATTTATGCCGCAAATACAACTGCTCGCTTACACAGATTTACCGGCTATGGCATGCGGGCGAAGCACAGGCGCTGAAAGCTAAGGCTGCTGCATCGCAGCGCGCGTTCGATTTTTAGCGGCGGTTTTATTAACGGTCGTTATAACAGGTCGGAAACAAAAAACTACTAGACTGTCGGGTATGGATACCGACAGTCTTTTTTTATGCCTCAACTTCGAAGGCAATAAGATACCGGACAAAATACAACTCTTACCTGCAGGGGAATATGTCGCAGGCCGCGACGGTCGGCGCTGGACAAAACGCAGCGCGGAAGCCATTGCACAAAAATCGAACGAGTATTTGCCGCAGCATATCATTGACGAAAATCACGCGACCGACTTGAAGGCGCCGCGCGGCGAAAGCGCGCCTGCAATGGGCTGGTTTACGAACGTGCGAGCGGAAGAAGACGGCTCGGTTTGGGCTGATGCCGTATGGACGTCTCGCGGAAAGACCGCGCTTGAAAATCAGGAGTATCGCTATATCTCTCCCGTGTTTGAATGCGACGCATCGGGGGAGATTATTAAAATAATGCGCGCTGCGCTCACCAACAGCCCCAACCTCGAATTGCAAAATCTCAACAGTACACAAACCGCGCCGGCGGATAATCCGGCAAAGGAGAATGTAATGAAAAAGGAAATTTGTGCGGCATTGGGATTGCCCGAAACCGCGACCGACAACGAAGTCCTTGCCGCGATCACCGCCCTGAAAACACAAGCAAACAGTGCACAGACGGTTGATCTTGCCGCTTACGCGCCGCGGGCGGATCTGGCGCAGATGGAAGCCCGAGCGGTTCAAGCGGAAAAGACGCTCGCTGAGATGAATGCCGCACAGCTTAAAGCAAAGGCAACGGCAGCCGTTGAAAAAGCTGTCGCCGATCGAAAGATCGCACCTGCAAGCAAGGACGCATACCTTGCGATGTGTGCGACCGAAGAAGGGCTTTCAAACTTTACAAAGATCATGGAAAGCTCGCCTGCTCTCATTCCGGGGGGTGCTTCGGGGGCTTCCGGCACGCCGCCTGCTGCCGAAACGCAGGCGGAGCTCAACGCGGAAGAAGAATCCTTCTGCAAGGCGATGGGCTACACGAAAGAAGAGTGGCTCAAAATCAAAGGGGGTAAATAACTATGATAATAAAAGACAGTACCTTACAGGCTTTGCGCACGATGGTGCGCGCGGAATTCAGACAGGCGTTCGACGCGGCGGTAGCTCGCGAAGACTACAAAGAGCTCGTTACGATCATAACGAGCAATACAAAATCAAACTCGTATGCGTGGCTCGGCTCTTTTCCGCAGATGCGTGAATGGATCGGCGATCGTGTCGTGAACAGCATGAAAGAGTTCGCATACACGATCGAAAACAAAAAATACGAAGCGACGCTCGGTATTGAACGCACCGACATCGAAGACGACAATCTCGGTCAGTACCGTGTGCTTGCCCAATCGCAAGGACAGGAGACGGTGTCCTTTTTCTGGAGGCAGATTGCAAAGCTCATGGCGGGCGGCTTTACCGCTCTCTGCTACGACGGACAAAATTTTTTCGACACCGATCACCCGGTGTACGAGAAGACGGACGGTACCGGCACAAACACGCCCGCGTCGAACGTACTCGGAGCCGGAAGCGGGAAACCGTGGTTCCTGCTTGCCCTCGATCGTCCCTTGAAGCCCTTCATCATGCAGGAGCGCTTTGCGCCGGAGTTTGACGAAATCAAAGACACGCAAAACGATACGGTCTTTATGAAAGATCAGTATCTCTACGGTATCCGTTACCGCGGAAACTGGGGCTACGGACTGTGGCAGCAGGCAGTCGCGTCAAAAGAAGCGCTGACGCCTGAAAACTTCGGCAAGGCTTTCGGCATGATGGAAGCGTTTAAGCGCGACGGCGGCGATCCGCTGGGCTTGAAAGCGACGCACCTCGTCGTTGACGCGTCGAACCGTGCGGCTGCCGAAGCAATTCTGTTGAAGCAGAATTTGAGCGGCGGCGAATCGAATGTCGACTACAATCGCGTCAAGCTCGTCGTTTGTCACTGGTTGTAATCGGAGGCGAAAATGGAAAAGAAAACAGAACAGTTACAGGCCGCCGCCGAAAAAGCGGCACAGGCATTGCAGGCTGTGAGCGAAAAGCTGGAAGCGGCGCAAAAAGAGCTCGCGGAAAAACCGGAAGACGAAAAGCTGAAAAAGAAAGCCGAAGGTCTTACCGCAGCAGTAGAAGCGGCAAAGCAAAAACTCGATGCCGCACAGACCGCTTTAAAAGAAGCGGAAAAGTCGGGCGACGGTACCGATGCGGACAAAGGTTCGGAAGGCAAAAAAATCCGCCTGAAAGTCCGGAACAAAACCGGTCGGCCGACGTATTACCGCGCAGGCTTGTGTTTCGGGCAGGTCGATGCGGAATACGAAGTTGCGAAAGGCATTGCAGACATTCTGCTTGCCGATCCGTGGCTTATCGCTGAGGAAGTAAAATGAAAACGCTTTTAACGGCTTCGGAGCTGGAACAGCGGGCGGCGCTTCATTCGCTGCCGCTCGGCGAGGACGGTAATCTCGATGTCGCTCGCGTGGAGCTTGCGCTCACCGATGCGACAGGGATCATCGTCGCACAGCTTCCGTGGCTGTTAAAAGACAGCGACATCATCGATCCGGTACCGGCACAGTTTGCGGCCGCCTTAAAAGGCATTTGTGCCGATATAACCGTGCACCGTTTAACGGATGCGGTAACGTCGAGCGAAGATCAGAGGGCGTGGTATAGCGACAGCATTAAATTGCTTGAAAAGATAGACCGCGAGTTTAAGGGCGGATTGTCCGGCCCGGACTTACAGGAAGCGTCCATTGTTGTCGCAGGAGGGGCCGATGATGCGGACGATCCGCGCTATTGGAAAAAAGGCAAGGTGCTGTGATGGGAAGTGCAAACGTGTCGGTAAATATAAAAGAGGTCGAAGCTCTTGCTAAAAAACTCAAGGGCTACGCTTTAACGCCGGCACAAGAGAACAACCTCTTAAAGAGTCTCGGTGTCGAAATCGAGGCGCAAATATCGGAGCGTATCGAAAGCACGAAGCGAGACCCCGAAGGGAAAGCGTGGGCGGATATTGCCGATAAAACGCGGCAGTATCTTTTAAAGCATTTTCCGAGTGCACGGCCTCCTCTTTGGCGTACGGGCGAACTGCTTGACACGATCGAATCGCAGGTATCCGGCGCTGTACTGCTGACCGGTGCGACAAAGGAATATGCCGGTTATTTACAGGAAGGGACGAAACGAGGAATGCCCGCCCGTCCTTTTATCGGGTTATCCGCGCAGGATATATCAGCCCTCGCGGACTTAATCGATGTATGGCTTAAGGAGCACGTTGCCGCATGAAAAAGACGTATTTGGATATACGGAACAGTGTGGTAGCACAGATAAAAGCGGCGTTTGCAAGCGACAAACGCATAAATGTTGCCGCACATCCGGGCAATTTCGACGAAGGCGAGATCCGCCGGTTGATGCAGACGACACCGGCAATTTTAACATCGCTTGTCGGAATAAACGACGAGGATGTCGCGGACGAATGCTATATCGATTTTGTGAGCTGGGTACTGCATCGAGCGGATAACAAAGATCGATTGTACGACGGCGCGTTGTCGCTCGTTTCGGCACTGGTCGGCATTATAAAAAATATTGACAATCCCGTTTCCTACGGCGGTGGAACAAAGATAAACGCGCAGTGCCTGTATACGGGGTCACTCGATAAAATCAACGCGACGCTCTGGGCGGTACGGTGGCGGCTTATGGCGCGGGCGGTTACTGACGGCGGTATCACATTGCCCGATGATTTGGATTGGTTTAAGGGATACGACGCAAGCCTTGCGGTCGGAACGCAAAAGGCTCGTGACATAGTCAATTTTGATTAAACAGAAGGAGATAAGTATGGCGATAGCATTTACGCAAATTCCGGCAGGCCTTTTGGTTCCGGGACAGTATCAGGAGATCGACAACAGTTTAGCGGGCGAAACGGGCGACATTAAAACCGCCCTCATCGTCGGCGTAAAGACAAAGACCGGCAAGGCGCAGGCGGGAGTACCCGTGAATGTCGTAAGCGCCTCGCAAGCTGCAGATGCCTGCGGCTACGGAAGCCCTGCCGCGATTATGGCCGCATCTTTTTTGTCGATTAACAAAACCGAAAAGCTGTACGTTTTGCCGATCGACGAACCGGCAGCGGGGACGGCATGGAAAAGGGAATATACGGTGGAAGCCGCGAACGCGGGAGCCGGAAGCGTTATGCTTACCGTCAACGGCCGCGGCGTGTGGGCAGCTGTTAGTGCAGGGCTTACAGCCGATAAAATTGCCGCCACAATCGTCGCCGCATGCAACGGACTCGAAAACAACCCGATCGAAGCGACTGCCGACGGTGCGGGGAAAATCACCTTTTCTTCTATTTATAAGGGAGCCGCAGGGAACAAAAACACGCTTGAGGTAAAAAGCCTTGCCGCAGGCGTTACCGTAAAGGCCGGGACGAAAACCGACGGAACGGGAGTTGCAGACCTTTCAGAGCTCCCTGAAATGCTCGGTGCAAAGCGGTGGAATTACATCGTCTTTGACTTTGACGATGAAGCGAGTATCAAACTCTTGGCGGAAGAGCTTGAAAGCCGCTATTCTGCAACGCGGCAAATAGGCGGACGCGCGTTCGTCGCTCTTTCGGGGAAGATCGGAAGCGCGAGCGAAGCAGGATCGATCCTTGCTCAGGCGGTAAAAATCAACTCTCCTCATATCTGCCTTATCCCGCGCGGGGAAGCCGTATCGCTTCCGTGCGAGTGGGCATCGCGTTTCGCGGCTTCTGCCTGCCGTATTTTAGCGGACGATCCGAGCGCCAATACCTACGACACAAAAGTTGTAGGCTTAGGTGCCGACAGCGAATACGATTTCGACACAAGGCAAAAACTGCTTGAGGCGGGCGTAGCGACGTGGCGGCTCGATCCGACAGGGAACGTACTTATCGAGCGGCTCGTCACGAGCTACACAGAAAACACGGACGGCGGCCGCGATACGAGTTACCTCGATATTCAGGTCGTCGAAACCGTCGATGCGGTGCGCACCTATATCAACGCCGAAGCGAAAAAACGTTTTAAGGCGTGGAAGCTCGCGAGCACCGACGAAAACTTCGGCGCGGGTGCGAAGGTGATGACACCGGGAATCTGGCGGAGTT
This Treponema socranskii subsp. buccale DNA region includes the following protein-coding sequences:
- a CDS encoding regulatory protein GemA; its protein translation is MTGKKIDRRKKLIQLIHIAKSKLQMSDGDYRALLVGIGGKTSSAELTVAELEQVFKAFKSLGFTVKKLPVTDLDRGLASDAQLAYIKGMWELVSREKTERSLNRFVRRITGAVHLRFLNVYSAQKVTIALRTMMIDAGYDPDGIAVTEAR
- a CDS encoding Mor transcription activator family protein, which encodes MNLLQDMVRDVVDRGVDYDDALCALRHFARYYGGQHIYIPVHADTDLAEQIRGILTDAVGGAVADRILDVIATLYGGVQHYIPLETRAFKKQIALEVHSAYDGTQECMRDLCRKYNCSLTQIYRLWHAGEAQALKAKAAASQRAFDF
- a CDS encoding phage protease — encoded protein: MDTDSLFLCLNFEGNKIPDKIQLLPAGEYVAGRDGRRWTKRSAEAIAQKSNEYLPQHIIDENHATDLKAPRGESAPAMGWFTNVRAEEDGSVWADAVWTSRGKTALENQEYRYISPVFECDASGEIIKIMRAALTNSPNLELQNLNSTQTAPADNPAKENVMKKEICAALGLPETATDNEVLAAITALKTQANSAQTVDLAAYAPRADLAQMEARAVQAEKTLAEMNAAQLKAKATAAVEKAVADRKIAPASKDAYLAMCATEEGLSNFTKIMESSPALIPGGASGASGTPPAAETQAELNAEEESFCKAMGYTKEEWLKIKGGK
- a CDS encoding Mu-like prophage major head subunit gpT family protein; protein product: MIIKDSTLQALRTMVRAEFRQAFDAAVAREDYKELVTIITSNTKSNSYAWLGSFPQMREWIGDRVVNSMKEFAYTIENKKYEATLGIERTDIEDDNLGQYRVLAQSQGQETVSFFWRQIAKLMAGGFTALCYDGQNFFDTDHPVYEKTDGTGTNTPASNVLGAGSGKPWFLLALDRPLKPFIMQERFAPEFDEIKDTQNDTVFMKDQYLYGIRYRGNWGYGLWQQAVASKEALTPENFGKAFGMMEAFKRDGGDPLGLKATHLVVDASNRAAAEAILLKQNLSGGESNVDYNRVKLVVCHWL
- a CDS encoding phage protein Gp36 family protein; the encoded protein is MKTLLTASELEQRAALHSLPLGEDGNLDVARVELALTDATGIIVAQLPWLLKDSDIIDPVPAQFAAALKGICADITVHRLTDAVTSSEDQRAWYSDSIKLLEKIDREFKGGLSGPDLQEASIVVAGGADDADDPRYWKKGKVL
- a CDS encoding phage virion morphogenesis protein; amino-acid sequence: MGSANVSVNIKEVEALAKKLKGYALTPAQENNLLKSLGVEIEAQISERIESTKRDPEGKAWADIADKTRQYLLKHFPSARPPLWRTGELLDTIESQVSGAVLLTGATKEYAGYLQEGTKRGMPARPFIGLSAQDISALADLIDVWLKEHVAA
- a CDS encoding phage tail sheath protein codes for the protein MAIAFTQIPAGLLVPGQYQEIDNSLAGETGDIKTALIVGVKTKTGKAQAGVPVNVVSASQAADACGYGSPAAIMAASFLSINKTEKLYVLPIDEPAAGTAWKREYTVEAANAGAGSVMLTVNGRGVWAAVSAGLTADKIAATIVAACNGLENNPIEATADGAGKITFSSIYKGAAGNKNTLEVKSLAAGVTVKAGTKTDGTGVADLSELPEMLGAKRWNYIVFDFDDEASIKLLAEELESRYSATRQIGGRAFVALSGKIGSASEAGSILAQAVKINSPHICLIPRGEAVSLPCEWASRFAASACRILADDPSANTYDTKVVGLGADSEYDFDTRQKLLEAGVATWRLDPTGNVLIERLVTSYTENTDGGRDTSYLDIQVVETVDAVRTYINAEAKKRFKAWKLASTDENFGAGAKVMTPGIWRSFLADLYQTVFIGQKNWCQDFESYKASILVEVKAGSKTRLEYRHQPVLIGQFLIGAGLNQFK